CTCGAGCCGGGCGGCACTTCCTGGCCGCCCTCCCAACCGAACGTGTAGGCGAGACGATGCACCGGAACGACCTCGCGAAAAGCGCCGCGGGCGATGCCGCCGCGCTGGCCAATACCCTTGAGCAGATAGAGCCCGCCGGGATGCGGCTCCATCGCCGCCTCCGTGCCCATCCAGTTCACGATTTTGTCGGGGTCGGCGAGGTAAGCGAAGACAGTGGCGCGCGGGGCCGGGATATGGGTCTCGCGGCGGACTATGAAGGGCTCAGTCATCGGCGTCGGTTCCCAAGGCTGAACTAGGCAGATGGCGCCGCTACAGCACGTGTTCAAGGCCCGCCCACCGACGATAGGTCGTGACAAGAATGGCGAGCAGACCACATGATCGCACCATGCAGTTGTCCTCGACGCTCGCCTGGCTCGTCGATGCCGCCGCTGAGACCACGGGTGCCCACCGGTTGCTCGCGGATCTCGGCGGGCATCTGGTTGCCGATGGATTGCCGCTCGTTGCGGGCAGCCTGACGCTGGACGTCCCGCATCCATTGATCGCACAGCGAACCTGGCTGTGGCGCGCCGAGAGCGGCGAGGTCGTCGAAGCCCTCGGTTTTGCGCCGGGGGCAGCCGCGCTCGCGCCACGCAACGATGCCGGCCGGCGCTGGCTGAGCGCGACGGCCGCCGGCATCGTCCACGAAGACGTGATCGGGCCGCGGCAGGACGGGCCGTTGCTCGGCTGGATCGGGCCGCGCCCGTTCACGCCGCGCGAAATCGACGATCTCCGGCAAGCCGCGCGCTTCGCCGCCGCGCCGCTCGCCGTGCTCGCCGCGCGGGCCACGCTGGCGGCGGCGCTCGAAGCCTATCTCGGCCGGCGCAGCGCCGAGCGCGTGCTGGCGGCGCCGCTCCGCCGCGACCTCGGCGAAACCATCCAGGCGGCACTGCTCTATGCCGATCTGCGCGACTTCACGGCGCTGTCCGAAGCCAACCCGCCGGCCGCTGTCATCTCGGCGCTCGATGCCTGGTTCGATCGCATCGCCGGCGCGGTGCACGCCTTTGGCGGCGAGGTGCTGAAATTTATCGGCGACGGCGTGCTGGCGATCTTCCCCGTGGTTGATGACTCGCCGCGTCGTGCCTGCGATGCTGCCTTGCGCGCGGCGACCGCGGCGCGCGCCGGCATGATGCACCTTGATGACGAACGCCGCGCCCGCGGATTGCCGTCGCTGTCATTCGGCGCCGCGCTTCACCTCGGCGAGATGCTGTGGGGCAATATCGGCGCGGCCAACCGGCTGGATTTCACCGCGATCGGTTCGGCCGTCAACCTGGTGAGCCGGCTCGAGGGATTGTGCAAGCCGCTCGGCAGAACGGTTCTGGTGTCGGGTGCGCTCGCTGCCGAGACCGACACGCCATTGCTTGCGCTCGGGATGCATCCGCTGCGTGGGATCGCCGCGCCCTGCGAGGTCTTCGCTCTGCCGGACAGTTGATGACGTAGCCGCTGGTGCTGCGCGCGCCGTGCCCACCATCCAATCGCGAGCGGTCTTTTTGATTGGTGGGCACGCTTCCGCCTTCGCTCGTTGAGCTACGGCGGACAAGTCGCTTTGCCCGCCTTAACATTCGTGGCTGACTACATCCCGCCCATCTTGCAGACGAGCTTCCACTCGTCCGCCGTCACCGGCTGCACCGAGAGGCGCGAATATTTCACCAGCGCCATGTCCGCGAGCTTCTTCTCGGCCTTGACCGCGGCCATCGTCACCGGCGTCTTGAGCGGCTTGTCGGCCTTGATGTCGACGCAGACGAACTTGCCGGTCTTGTCGGTCGGATCGGGATAGGCCTCCTTGATGACCTCAGCGATGCCGACGATCTCCTTGCCCTCGTTGGAATGATAGAAGAACGCCTTGTCGCCCTTCTTCATGTTGACGAGGTTTTGCCGCGCGGTGAAGTTGCGCACCCCGGTCCAGGCCTCGCCCTTGGCGCCCTTGGCGACCTGCTGGTCCCACGACCAGACGGACGGTTCGGATTTCACCAGCCAGTACGCCATGTTCATTCCTCTGCCTTGAAGGGGCGCGTCAAAAGTCCGGATATTGCGGCGTCGATCGTGCTCTTGCCACTCAGGATCGCTGCGACTGCTGCTGATACCGGCATCTCGATGTTTTGCGAAGACGCGAGTTCGATCAGCACGGGTGCGGTGAATTCGCCTTCGGCGAGCTTGCCGGCTGGCGGCGTCTCGCCGCGCCCGAGTGCGAGCCCGAGCGCGAAGTTGCGCGATTGCGGGCTCGAGCAGGTCAGGATCAGATCGCCGAGGCCGGACAGGCCTGCGAGCGTCTCGCTGCGCGCGCCGAGCGCACGGCCGAAGCGGGCGAGCTCGGCAAAGCCGCGCGTGGTCAATGCGGCCTGCGCGGAGGCGCCGAGCTTGCGTCCGACCGCGATGCCGACCGCGATCGCCAGCACGTTCTTGGCCGCGCCACCGATCTCGACGCCGCGTACATCGGTGGAGTGATAGGGGCGGAAGGTCGGCGAGCCCAGCGCCTGCACCAGGGAGCTGGCGAGCTGCTCATCTTTTGCGGCCAGCGTCACCGCCGTCGGCAAGCCGCGCGCGACGTCGTCCGCAAAGCTCGGTCCCGACAGGATCCCTGGCAGCGAATGCGGCGCAGCTTCGGCGATCACGTCGGTCATGAATTTGTGGGTACCGTGCTCGATGCCCTTGGCGCAGGCAATGACCGGCACAGGCTTTGTGAGATGTGACGCCAGCGCGTTGACCGCACCGCGCAGGTGCTGCGCCGGTGTTACGATCAGCAGCATGTCGGCGCGCGCGGTGAGGGCAAGCTCGCTCGTCACCACGATATCGGACGAGAGCTGCACGCCAGGCAGCCGCGGGTTTTCGCGCGTCGAGGCAATCCGGCCCGCGTGCTCGGTGCTACGCGCGCACAGCGTCACTTTTCGTCCCGCCCGTGCAGCGACCGTCGCCAGCGCCGTGCCCCAGGCGCCCGCGCCGATCACCGCGACGGATTGGAAGGATGTCATCGCTAGAATCCCGCGCGTGTGTTGGCGTAACCGGCCGGCGCCGTGGCGTTGGCGTCGAGCAGCCAGCGGGCGCGGGGCTGGGCCTCCATCGTGTCGGTGAGGCCGAGCGCGAGACGCTCGGCGCCGGCCCAGGCGATCATCGCGCCGTTGTCGGTGCAGAGCGCGGGCGGCGGCATGATCAGCCGCGTCCCCGCTGCGTCGGCGACGTCCTGCAACGCCCCGCGGATCGCCTGATTGGCGGCAACGCCGCCGGCCGCGACGAGCGCCTGCGGCGCACCGAACTGCTCGCGGAATAGTTTGAGGCCCATGCTCAGGCGGTCCGCGGTCGAGTCCAGCACCGCGGCCTGAAAGCTCGCGCAGAGATCGCTGATGTCCTGTGGCTCGAGCGGAACGATCCGGCTCGCTTCATTGCGCACCGCCGTCTTTAGTCCCGATAGCGAGAAATTGGCATCGGGCCGCCCCTGCATCGGCCGCGGAAACGCGAATCGCGCCGCATCGCCGTCTGCCGCGGCGCGCTCGACCTGCGGTCCGCCTGGATAAGGCAGCCCGAGCATCTTGGCGACCTTGTCGAAGGCTTCGCCGATCGCATCATCGACGGTCGTGCCGAGCCGGATATATTGTCCGACGCCGACCACCGCGACGACCTGGGTGTGGCCGCCCGAAGCCAGGAACAGGCAATAGGGGAATTCGAGGTGATCGGTCAGTCGCGGCGTCAGCGCATGCGCCTCGAGATGGTTCACCGCGACGAGCGGGGTGTCGTGCACCATCGCGATCGCCTTTGCCGTGGTGAGCCCGACGATGACGCCGCCGATCAGTCCCGGGCCAGCCGCAGCGGCGACACCCGACAATTCGGCGAAGCCGATGCCGGCCTCTTTCATCGCGCGGTCAATGATACCGTCGAGCAGGTCGACATGGGCGCGCGCGGCGATCTCCGGCACCACGCCGCCGAAGCGGGCGTGTTCCTCGACCTGCGAGCGCACGATGTTGGACAGAATCTTGCCGTCGCCATCGCCCGCGCGCGCGATCACGGCGGCGGCGGTTTCGTCGCAGGTGGTTTCGATGCCCAATACCAGCATTGGCGAATCGTTATCCAATTTGCGCCCTTGCGCTCTTCCGCAAAGCAGAGTTCTGGTACGTCCGGTAGCATTCCGGGGTCGCCAAAGGCAATCGCGCCTTGCAACGTTCCCGAAAGCCTCGTCGCGGTGCACCGGAGAATAGAGATCATGGCCATTCTTGTCACACGGCCGCATCCCGACAATGAGGCCACCGCGGCAGGCTTGCGTGCCCTGGGCTATGTGGTGCTGCTGGCGCCGGCACTCAAGTTCGAGCCGGTGGCGTTTCGCGACGAAAGTGAGGCAAGCTACAGCGGCATCATCGTCACCTCGGCGAACGCGATCCGCGCCATCGCGCCGCAATTGCCGAAGCTTCGTCTGTCGAAGCTGCCGCTGTTCGCGGTCGGCGAGCACACCGCCACAGCCGCGCGCGAGGCCGGCTTTGTCAACGTCATCGTCGCCGGCGGCGATGCGGCGGCGTTAAGGGACAAGGTGCTGCAAGGCGCGCGCGACAAGGTCGTGAAGAAAAAGAGCACGTTGCTTTATCTCGCGGGCGCGGATCTGTCGCGCGATCTCTCGAGCGAGCTCGGCGCGGACGGATTCAACGTGGTCACGCAGACCATCTATCGCATGGCGCCGGTCAAGCACCTGCCGCGCGAGGTCTGCGAAGGTTTTGCCGCCGATGGCATCCGGGCGGTGCTGCATTATTCGCGGCGCAGCGCGCGCGCATTCCTGGATGCGGCGCGCGACGAGGGCGTCGAAATCTCCGCGTTGTCGATTCCGCAGTGCTGCCTGTCCGAGAGCATCGCCGGCGTGCTTCGCGAGGCGGGCGCGACGCAGGTTGCGGTCGCGGCCAGGCCGGACGAAAATTCCTTATTTGAGACCTTGGCGCGTGCTTTGCGCACCCGTATGGCGTAAGAGAACGGGCCGAATCCTTAACCTGAGGGGTCCGGTCCGAGTACGTCGCTTGCAAGTGTGAAGGAAACGTCACGATGGCCGAAGACAAGCCTGAAGACGCAGGATTGGCCCCCGAGTCCGGCCGTGCCAAGCGCACCCCGCCCACCATCGATCTCGAGGCGACCGAGGTGTCCACCCAGCCGCAACAGCCGGCCGATGAGGTGCAGCCGGAGCCGGCCGACGCCGATGCGGCCAGGGCCGAATCGGTCGCGGCCGAGGCAGCCAAGCCGGAAGACGAGCCGGAAGACGAACCGGAACGCGCCGAGGCGAGGGCCGCGGTGCCTCCGATGTCCAAACCCGTGTCCCCCTGGATCATCGCGCCGCTGTCGGGTGCGGTCGCAGCAGCGCTCGTGATCGCGGTTGGCTGGATGCTGGGCTGGCCCCAGGTGCAAGCGCCAACGGCGACGCCGCAGGCCACGACTACGACGGTCGACGCATTGAGCGGGCGCCTCGCCGCTGTCGAGACCAAGATCAACAAGCCCGCGGCACCGGCCGCGGACCCGGCCGCAGCGGCGCGGCTTGACGCGCTGGACAAATCCGTCGCCGCCTTGCGCAGCGACGTCGCAATCCTGCGTACGCAATCGGACAAGCTCGGCAGTGCACTGAACGACGTGAAATCGGCGCCGCGCGACGCAGGTGCAACGCCGGATCTGTCAGGCGTCACCGATCGCATCGCGCAGCTCGAGCGTACCATCAAGGCCGAGCGTGCCGAGCTCGCACAGCAGGGCGAGAAGATCGCCGATGCAAAGTCCACCGACGACATGGCGTTGCGTCGCGTCGTCGCGGCGGCACTGCTCGACGTCGCCGTTCGACACAACGATCCCTACGCCGCGCAGCTTGCGGCGGCGAAATCATTCGCGCCCGATTCCGAG
This genomic interval from Bradyrhizobium sp. CB82 contains the following:
- a CDS encoding EVE domain-containing protein, coding for MAYWLVKSEPSVWSWDQQVAKGAKGEAWTGVRNFTARQNLVNMKKGDKAFFYHSNEGKEIVGIAEVIKEAYPDPTDKTGKFVCVDIKADKPLKTPVTMAAVKAEKKLADMALVKYSRLSVQPVTADEWKLVCKMGGM
- a CDS encoding uroporphyrinogen-III synthase — translated: MAILVTRPHPDNEATAAGLRALGYVVLLAPALKFEPVAFRDESEASYSGIIVTSANAIRAIAPQLPKLRLSKLPLFAVGEHTATAAREAGFVNVIVAGGDAAALRDKVLQGARDKVVKKKSTLLYLAGADLSRDLSSELGADGFNVVTQTIYRMAPVKHLPREVCEGFAADGIRAVLHYSRRSARAFLDAARDEGVEISALSIPQCCLSESIAGVLREAGATQVAVAARPDENSLFETLARALRTRMA
- a CDS encoding SRPBCC domain-containing protein; its protein translation is MTEPFIVRRETHIPAPRATVFAYLADPDKIVNWMGTEAAMEPHPGGLYLLKGIGQRGGIARGAFREVVPVHRLAYTFGWEGGQEVPPGSSLIEIDLIERDGGTLLRMTHSGLPTAEQCEAHNKGWEHYLGRLSLVAGGRDPGPDVMQPANRM
- the tsaD gene encoding tRNA (adenosine(37)-N6)-threonylcarbamoyltransferase complex transferase subunit TsaD — its product is MLVLGIETTCDETAAAVIARAGDGDGKILSNIVRSQVEEHARFGGVVPEIAARAHVDLLDGIIDRAMKEAGIGFAELSGVAAAAGPGLIGGVIVGLTTAKAIAMVHDTPLVAVNHLEAHALTPRLTDHLEFPYCLFLASGGHTQVVAVVGVGQYIRLGTTVDDAIGEAFDKVAKMLGLPYPGGPQVERAAADGDAARFAFPRPMQGRPDANFSLSGLKTAVRNEASRIVPLEPQDISDLCASFQAAVLDSTADRLSMGLKLFREQFGAPQALVAAGGVAANQAIRGALQDVADAAGTRLIMPPPALCTDNGAMIAWAGAERLALGLTDTMEAQPRARWLLDANATAPAGYANTRAGF
- a CDS encoding adenylate/guanylate cyclase domain-containing protein — encoded protein: MQLSSTLAWLVDAAAETTGAHRLLADLGGHLVADGLPLVAGSLTLDVPHPLIAQRTWLWRAESGEVVEALGFAPGAAALAPRNDAGRRWLSATAAGIVHEDVIGPRQDGPLLGWIGPRPFTPREIDDLRQAARFAAAPLAVLAARATLAAALEAYLGRRSAERVLAAPLRRDLGETIQAALLYADLRDFTALSEANPPAAVISALDAWFDRIAGAVHAFGGEVLKFIGDGVLAIFPVVDDSPRRACDAALRAATAARAGMMHLDDERRARGLPSLSFGAALHLGEMLWGNIGAANRLDFTAIGSAVNLVSRLEGLCKPLGRTVLVSGALAAETDTPLLALGMHPLRGIAAPCEVFALPDS
- a CDS encoding NAD(P)H-dependent glycerol-3-phosphate dehydrogenase, which encodes MTSFQSVAVIGAGAWGTALATVAARAGRKVTLCARSTEHAGRIASTRENPRLPGVQLSSDIVVTSELALTARADMLLIVTPAQHLRGAVNALASHLTKPVPVIACAKGIEHGTHKFMTDVIAEAAPHSLPGILSGPSFADDVARGLPTAVTLAAKDEQLASSLVQALGSPTFRPYHSTDVRGVEIGGAAKNVLAIAVGIAVGRKLGASAQAALTTRGFAELARFGRALGARSETLAGLSGLGDLILTCSSPQSRNFALGLALGRGETPPAGKLAEGEFTAPVLIELASSQNIEMPVSAAVAAILSGKSTIDAAISGLLTRPFKAEE